The following proteins are encoded in a genomic region of Balneola vulgaris DSM 17893:
- a CDS encoding SDR family NAD(P)-dependent oxidoreductase, which produces MKNFIVTGASRGIGYQTVLTLIQQGHQVLAVARSKDKLQKLKEEAQSESLHLCVCDITQEKDLAKLTQLVGTLGKVDGLVNNAGMVLNKPFMETSKAEWQSVFDVNLFAAIEVIKVIKPSLNTKAHILNISSMGGFQGSAKFPGLAAYSVAKGALSILSECLSAEFASENIAVNSLCLGAVQTEMLEEAFPGYTAPVGPEKMGNYIAEFLLNGHQFYNGKILPVALNNPE; this is translated from the coding sequence ATGAAAAATTTCATAGTTACCGGCGCAAGTAGAGGCATTGGATATCAGACCGTATTAACACTCATACAACAAGGCCACCAAGTACTTGCTGTTGCCCGATCTAAAGACAAATTGCAGAAGCTCAAAGAAGAAGCTCAAAGTGAATCACTCCATTTGTGTGTATGTGATATAACCCAAGAAAAAGATTTAGCGAAGTTAACTCAACTTGTGGGTACTCTTGGTAAAGTTGATGGGCTTGTGAATAATGCTGGGATGGTGCTCAACAAACCATTTATGGAAACGAGTAAAGCTGAGTGGCAGTCGGTTTTTGACGTTAACTTATTTGCCGCTATCGAAGTGATTAAAGTGATAAAACCTTCACTTAATACCAAAGCTCACATCTTAAACATCAGCAGCATGGGGGGATTTCAAGGGTCAGCAAAGTTCCCAGGTCTAGCCGCTTACTCAGTAGCAAAAGGAGCATTATCTATTCTAAGCGAATGCTTAAGCGCTGAATTTGCAAGTGAAAATATTGCTGTGAATAGTCTATGCTTAGGAGCCGTTCAAACTGAAATGCTTGAAGAAGCTTTCCCTGGTTATACAGCTCCCGTTGGCCCAGAAAAAATGGGGAACTATATTGCGGAATTTCTATTAAATGGTCACCAATTTTATAACGGAAAAATTCTTCCTGTTGCATTAAATAATCCCGAATAA
- a CDS encoding SIR2 family NAD-dependent protein deacylase → MPDKKHLVVLSGSGISAESGLATFRDSGGLWEGYDIYKVATPEAWNSDPELVLDFYNMRRSQLQEVEPNAAHVGLAELETHFDVSVVTQNVDDLHERAGSSTVCHLHGELIKARSVLNESHVYNIGYKPIALGDKADDGGQLRPHIVWFGEMVPMLEEAAAIVSKADILVVVGTSLVVYPAASLVNYSPSHSKKYIIDPSMPELYSYDGWNHIKEPATTGIKKLEEELKENYV, encoded by the coding sequence ATGCCCGATAAAAAGCATTTAGTAGTACTTTCCGGTTCTGGCATTAGTGCTGAAAGTGGTTTAGCTACTTTTAGAGACTCAGGGGGATTATGGGAGGGGTACGATATTTATAAAGTAGCCACTCCCGAAGCTTGGAATTCAGATCCTGAACTTGTGCTAGATTTCTACAATATGAGAAGGTCTCAACTACAGGAGGTTGAACCTAATGCAGCTCATGTTGGTTTAGCAGAATTAGAAACACACTTTGATGTATCTGTAGTTACTCAGAATGTGGATGACCTTCACGAAAGGGCGGGTTCTTCAACTGTTTGCCATTTACATGGTGAACTGATTAAAGCAAGAAGCGTTCTAAATGAAAGCCACGTTTATAACATTGGTTATAAACCTATTGCTCTAGGCGATAAGGCAGATGATGGGGGACAATTACGCCCTCATATCGTTTGGTTTGGTGAAATGGTGCCCATGTTAGAGGAAGCGGCTGCTATTGTGTCTAAGGCTGATATATTGGTTGTAGTTGGAACTTCATTAGTTGTTTACCCTGCGGCGAGTTTAGTGAACTACTCACCATCACATTCCAAAAAATATATCATCGATCCTTCCATGCCAGAGTTATATAGTTATGATGGTTGGAATCATATTAAAGAACCAGCTACCACTGGTATAAAAAAATTAGAAGAAGAGTTAAAAGAAAATTATGTCTAA
- a CDS encoding acyl-CoA dehydrogenase family protein, protein MKLNFQEFINEYKNRLADIFSTEEEKHEESLVRGIKADTYNQIMDLSPLAAFIPSQYGGFGGHTAEALKMLETSSYESLPLSLMMGINGALFLQPIANYASEEARSGVYDRVINANKMGGLMITEPDYGSDALKMQTSFTEENGVYRIKGTKHWAGLTGMADYWLMTARGVDSKGNLSRDIGFFIHDTRNGGIDVKEYYNNLGLYMLPYGRNHVDIKVDESHKLNPSSTGITMMLDLLHRSRLQFPGMGMGFLKRMMDEAVNHCKDRFVGGQSLFNYDQVKNRLSELQAYFTVCSAMCNFTSTNVPLERNTAKMDLEANAIKSVVTDYMQRAAQSLLQLTGAKGYRLDHIAGRSVVDSRPFQIFEGSNDILYQQISESVLKMMRKMKRTNLYDFLSTYESTSKAADYFKEALNFEINAKMPQRKLVDLGKAIGRMVSMEFTLDLGEQGFNKELIQNALKNIQDDINATMCLFKHGGEGDVVEDYQIDSSWFNLQLVNAR, encoded by the coding sequence ATGAAATTGAACTTCCAAGAATTTATTAATGAGTATAAAAATCGCTTAGCCGATATATTCTCTACGGAAGAAGAAAAACATGAAGAAAGTTTGGTTAGAGGTATTAAAGCAGACACCTATAATCAAATCATGGACCTATCTCCTTTAGCCGCTTTTATCCCATCTCAATATGGTGGATTTGGTGGGCATACTGCAGAAGCATTAAAAATGCTCGAAACCAGCTCTTATGAGTCTTTACCTCTCTCTTTGATGATGGGTATTAATGGTGCTCTTTTCTTACAGCCAATCGCTAATTATGCATCTGAAGAAGCTAGAAGTGGGGTGTACGACCGAGTGATTAATGCCAATAAAATGGGCGGTTTAATGATTACTGAACCGGATTATGGTTCAGATGCACTTAAAATGCAGACTTCTTTCACGGAAGAAAATGGTGTATATCGCATTAAAGGTACCAAGCACTGGGCTGGCTTAACAGGTATGGCGGATTACTGGTTGATGACAGCACGTGGTGTAGATTCTAAAGGAAATCTAAGTAGAGATATTGGTTTCTTTATCCACGATACAAGAAATGGTGGTATTGATGTTAAAGAGTACTACAACAACCTTGGATTGTATATGCTGCCATATGGCCGAAACCATGTGGATATTAAAGTGGATGAATCTCATAAATTAAACCCTTCTAGTACGGGCATCACTATGATGTTAGATCTACTTCACAGAAGTAGATTACAATTCCCTGGAATGGGAATGGGTTTCCTAAAACGTATGATGGATGAAGCAGTAAATCACTGTAAAGACAGGTTTGTTGGTGGACAATCATTATTCAACTACGATCAAGTTAAAAATCGTTTATCGGAGCTACAGGCATATTTTACTGTGTGTTCAGCGATGTGCAACTTCACAAGTACGAATGTTCCTTTAGAGCGTAACACCGCAAAGATGGATCTTGAAGCAAATGCTATTAAATCGGTGGTAACTGATTACATGCAACGTGCTGCTCAATCACTACTTCAACTTACAGGAGCTAAAGGTTATAGATTAGATCATATTGCAGGTAGATCTGTAGTTGATAGTAGACCTTTTCAAATTTTCGAAGGCTCGAATGATATTTTATATCAACAGATTAGTGAGTCGGTTCTTAAGATGATGAGAAAAATGAAGCGTACTAATTTGTATGACTTCTTAAGCACATACGAATCTACAAGTAAAGCAGCTGATTACTTCAAAGAAGCCCTGAATTTTGAAATCAACGCTAAAATGCCTCAACGTAAGTTAGTTGATCTAGGTAAGGCTATTGGCCGTATGGTATCGATGGAATTTACTCTTGATTTAGGAGAGCAAGGTTTCAATAAAGAGCTAATTCAAAATGCTCTTAAAAACATTCAAGATGATATCAATGCTACTATGTGTTTATTTAAACACGGTGGTGAAGGTGATGTTGTAGAAGATTATCAGATTGATAGTTCTTGGTTTAATCTCCAATTAGTAAATGCCCGATAA
- a CDS encoding SGNH/GDSL hydrolase family protein, translating into MSKASDEIKSILEQFTIPFLHLNKRFPLLPGKDSVEAEASLMGLSTDELKTYRQNISENAKQAALELLKEDEIVDLVDKLPFDGSETIAVLGDSISEDGQGWFEILHHLLSISVEKADFNFINAGVGHNTTSEALRRLDRDVLIHEPDWVFVALGTYDAQRLNYVQERTISPLSETWENFESIQNVVNDKVSNPIVWITPAPVINELLMQNALYEFSIEEVDLKQVRELVASKSGVIIDSLGRRMGEEGPEAWNYIADGLHHSLSGHMNTVRLVLKKLSEAEISTD; encoded by the coding sequence ATGTCTAAAGCATCCGACGAAATTAAATCCATTTTAGAGCAATTTACGATACCGTTTCTTCATTTGAATAAACGATTTCCATTACTACCTGGTAAAGATAGTGTGGAAGCCGAAGCGTCTCTTATGGGGCTTTCAACAGATGAGTTGAAAACCTATCGTCAAAATATATCTGAAAATGCAAAACAAGCAGCTTTAGAGTTACTTAAAGAAGATGAAATTGTAGATTTAGTTGATAAACTTCCTTTCGACGGTTCAGAGACTATAGCTGTACTTGGAGATTCTATTTCAGAAGATGGACAAGGATGGTTTGAGATTCTTCATCATTTGCTGTCAATTTCAGTTGAGAAAGCAGATTTCAATTTCATAAATGCTGGTGTTGGCCATAATACAACTTCAGAAGCACTTCGAAGATTAGATAGAGATGTGCTAATTCATGAACCTGATTGGGTATTCGTTGCTTTAGGTACATATGATGCGCAACGCTTGAACTATGTACAGGAACGAACTATCAGTCCACTTTCTGAAACTTGGGAAAACTTCGAGTCTATACAGAATGTTGTGAACGATAAAGTTTCAAATCCTATCGTTTGGATTACACCCGCTCCAGTTATCAATGAGTTATTGATGCAAAATGCTTTGTATGAATTTTCAATTGAAGAGGTAGATCTAAAGCAGGTACGAGAGCTTGTTGCGAGCAAATCTGGAGTAATCATTGACTCGTTAGGAAGAAGAATGGGAGAAGAAGGACCTGAAGCGTGGAATTACATTGCTGATGGTTTGCATCACTCATTATCTGGGCATATGAATACTGTACGTCTAGTACTTAAAAAGCTTTCTGAAGCGGAAATATCGACAGATTAA